A region of Rhodospirillales bacterium DNA encodes the following proteins:
- a CDS encoding ABC transporter substrate-binding protein — protein MTNTLSRLGRRLAVAATLAATSLAAPALALDPPLKTLRAVMHSDLKILDPIWTTALITTHHGSMVYDTLFAMDADLQVRPQMVEKYDLSADKLVWTFTLRDGLEWHDGAPVTAEDCVASLRRWGARDNLGGKLMSLVAELAPLDAKTFRMTLKEPYGLVLSSLGKTGSNVAFMVPKRVAQSDPNTQSTDTVGSGPFIFLKDEWKPGERAVYAKNPRYKPRAEPASGMAGGKVVKVDRVEWVWIPDANTQVSALIGGEIDLIEILSPDLLPLLAKEKDVRTETVNVAGRQYAMRFNTLHKPFDNPKIRAVALVALSQKEFLDANIGDAKWYRECKSLFPCGSPLESTAGWDDKLTGDAAKARKLLADAGYDGTPVSLLHQTDIPGHSNLANVAKVQLEKAGFKVDLQTMDWQTLVARRAKKDPPASGGWNAFFTSWSSLDVLNPVATTFLNASCEKATFGWPCDPALEKLRDEFARETDPAKQKAIAEKVQRHVLDFPTHVPLGQFTQPTALRTGVAGLLRSPVIAFWNIEKK, from the coding sequence ATGACCAACACCCTGTCCCGCCTGGGCCGCCGGCTCGCCGTCGCCGCGACGCTGGCCGCGACATCCCTCGCCGCGCCCGCCCTCGCGCTCGATCCGCCGCTGAAGACTCTGCGGGCGGTGATGCACTCCGACCTGAAGATCCTCGACCCGATCTGGACGACGGCGCTGATCACCACCCACCACGGCAGCATGGTCTACGACACGCTGTTCGCGATGGACGCCGACCTCCAGGTCCGTCCGCAGATGGTCGAGAAGTACGACCTGTCGGCCGACAAGCTGGTGTGGACCTTCACGCTGCGCGACGGGCTGGAGTGGCACGACGGCGCGCCGGTCACGGCGGAGGACTGCGTCGCCTCGTTGCGGCGCTGGGGGGCGCGCGACAATCTCGGCGGCAAACTGATGTCGCTGGTGGCCGAGCTGGCTCCGCTCGACGCGAAGACGTTCCGCATGACCTTGAAGGAGCCCTACGGGCTGGTGCTGTCGAGCCTCGGCAAGACCGGCTCCAACGTCGCGTTCATGGTGCCCAAGCGCGTCGCGCAGAGCGACCCCAACACCCAGTCGACCGACACTGTCGGCTCCGGCCCGTTCATCTTCCTCAAGGACGAGTGGAAACCGGGCGAGCGCGCGGTCTACGCCAAGAACCCGAGATACAAGCCGCGGGCGGAGCCGGCTTCGGGCATGGCCGGCGGCAAGGTCGTCAAGGTCGACCGCGTGGAATGGGTCTGGATCCCGGACGCCAACACCCAGGTCAGCGCGCTGATCGGCGGCGAGATCGACCTGATCGAGATCCTCTCGCCCGACCTGCTGCCGCTGCTGGCCAAGGAGAAGGACGTCCGCACCGAGACCGTCAACGTCGCCGGCCGCCAGTACGCGATGCGCTTCAACACGCTCCACAAGCCGTTCGACAATCCGAAGATCCGCGCCGTCGCGCTCGTGGCGCTGAGCCAGAAGGAGTTCCTCGACGCCAACATCGGCGACGCGAAATGGTACCGCGAGTGCAAGTCGCTGTTCCCCTGCGGTTCGCCGCTGGAGTCGACGGCGGGATGGGACGACAAGCTGACCGGCGACGCGGCGAAGGCGCGCAAGCTGCTGGCCGACGCCGGCTACGACGGCACGCCGGTGTCGCTACTGCACCAGACCGACATCCCCGGCCACAGCAACCTCGCCAACGTCGCCAAGGTCCAGCTCGAGAAGGCCGGCTTCAAGGTCGACCTTCAGACCATGGACTGGCAGACGCTGGTGGCGCGCCGCGCCAAGAAGGATCCACCGGCCAGCGGCGGCTGGAACGCGTTCTTCACCTCGTGGAGCTCGCTCGACGTGCTCAACCCCGTCGCGACTACCTTCCTGAACGCCTCCTGCGAGAAGGCGACGTTCGGCTGGCCGTGCGATCCCGCGCTGGAGAAGCTGCGCGACGAATTCGCGCGCGAGACCGATCCCGCGAAGCAGAAGGCGATCGCCGAGAAGGTCCAGCGCCACGTGCTGGACTTCCCCACCCACGTGCCGCTCGGCCAGTTCACCCAGCCGACGGCGTTGCGTACCGGCGTCGCCGGACTGCTGCGCTCGCCTGTGATCGCGTTCTGGAACATCGAGAAGAAGTGA
- a CDS encoding SGNH/GDSL hydrolase family protein, whose product MPPPRSLLDSNNQPPPCPAPPSPTRRLWAGVAVALAALTPPLAPARAAPEKCPASAKNLELGAALPVTRAALRERKNVVVVALGSSSTQGHGATSEANTFPRQMDIQLRRRYADVKVGFTVLNRGVGGQDVDEMMERMDRDVLAHKPDLLIWQVGTNAAMRGMPVDVFRARVTAGVRRAKAAGADVVLMTPQYVPAVVSLANEEDYITALEEIARETGAGLFRRWGIMREWVTGERMPYAQFMIPDGLHLNDFGQRCIGKLIAKSIERAMGD is encoded by the coding sequence TTGCCGCCGCCCCGCAGCCTCCTGGACAGCAACAACCAGCCTCCGCCGTGTCCGGCGCCACCGTCACCGACCCGTCGCCTGTGGGCCGGTGTCGCGGTCGCTCTCGCCGCGCTGACGCCTCCGCTGGCGCCGGCGCGCGCCGCGCCCGAGAAATGCCCCGCGTCGGCGAAGAACCTCGAGCTCGGCGCCGCGCTGCCGGTCACGCGCGCGGCCCTGCGCGAGCGAAAGAACGTGGTCGTCGTCGCGCTCGGCTCGTCGTCGACCCAGGGGCATGGCGCCACCAGCGAGGCCAACACCTTTCCGCGCCAGATGGATATCCAGCTGCGCCGGCGCTACGCCGACGTGAAGGTGGGGTTCACCGTCCTCAACCGCGGCGTCGGAGGGCAGGACGTCGACGAGATGATGGAGCGGATGGACCGCGACGTGCTGGCCCACAAACCGGATCTTCTGATCTGGCAGGTCGGCACCAACGCCGCGATGCGCGGCATGCCGGTCGACGTCTTCCGCGCGCGCGTGACCGCCGGCGTGCGCCGCGCCAAGGCGGCGGGCGCCGACGTCGTGCTGATGACGCCGCAATACGTGCCGGCCGTCGTCTCCCTCGCCAACGAGGAGGACTACATCACCGCGCTAGAGGAGATCGCGCGCGAGACCGGCGCCGGCCTGTTCCGGCGCTGGGGCATCATGCGGGAGTGGGTGACCGGCGAGCGCATGCCCTACGCGCAGTTCATGATCCCCGACGGTCTGCACCTCAACGACTTCGGCCAGCGCTGCATCGGCAAGCTGATCGCCAAGTCGATCGAGAGGGCGATGGGGGACTGA
- a CDS encoding Crp/Fnr family transcriptional regulator, with amino-acid sequence MARRNGRITPSRNAAAAKAGAANGAKRGNGNGTTDNVKRANGSTFADAPGFDAGVFVRTIGAGRTRAVHTAKTAIFQQGDPCACVFYIEKGKVQITVVSKQGKKGLVATLGPGEFFGEGCLGGQRRHLTSAHAMVASTITSIEKATMVRTLHEQPTFSALFMGFLLARNIEIESDLIDELFNSTERRLARMLLVLARFGRPGKLAAVIPKIDHDVLAGRIGTTRTRIGYFMARFRKLGLIAYDAGGIKVNPSLLRVVVHD; translated from the coding sequence ATGGCACGCAGGAACGGCCGGATCACGCCGTCACGGAACGCGGCGGCGGCGAAGGCGGGCGCGGCCAACGGCGCGAAACGCGGGAACGGCAACGGCACCACGGACAACGTGAAGCGCGCCAACGGCTCGACGTTCGCGGACGCCCCCGGCTTCGACGCCGGCGTGTTCGTGAGGACCATCGGCGCCGGACGGACGCGCGCGGTGCACACGGCGAAAACGGCCATCTTCCAGCAGGGCGATCCCTGCGCCTGCGTTTTCTACATCGAGAAGGGCAAGGTCCAGATCACCGTCGTCTCGAAGCAGGGCAAGAAGGGCCTCGTCGCGACCCTCGGTCCGGGCGAATTCTTCGGCGAGGGCTGCCTCGGCGGCCAGCGCCGCCACCTGACGTCGGCGCACGCGATGGTCGCGTCGACCATCACCAGCATCGAGAAGGCCACGATGGTCCGCACGCTCCACGAGCAACCGACGTTCTCGGCGCTGTTCATGGGCTTCCTGCTGGCGCGCAACATCGAGATCGAGTCGGACCTGATCGACGAGCTGTTCAATTCGACCGAGCGCCGGCTCGCCCGGATGCTGCTGGTGCTGGCGAGGTTCGGGCGGCCCGGAAAGCTGGCGGCGGTGATCCCGAAGATCGACCACGACGTCCTGGCGGGGCGCATCGGCACGACGCGCACGCGTATCGGCTACTTCATGGCCAGATTCCGCAAGCTCGGCCTCATCGCGTACGACGCGGGCGGCATCAAGGTGAACCCCTCCCTGCTGCGCGTCGTCGTCCACGATTGA
- a CDS encoding OpgC domain-containing protein produces the protein MASAIGPARAASTGVRTPTARTTSAKSRIVHLHRLGGTIARRGAGAPPETPRGRDLRLDFFRGLALWFIFIDHVPDNALSWLTVRNYGFSDATEIFVFISGYTAVIAYSGIMRRDGWARATARVLGRVWQLYVAHIMLFMVVFAAVAWAAATHTKGDSFLENMNLSGFGQSPYESLLQAALLKFRPVNLDVLPLYIALLASFAVTLPLVVRHPWLTLAASVLVYLAARRFGWNLPAHPAGQTWYFNPLTWQVLFYAGAAFASLGDITRRLGRARRWIDFAAIVYLAAAAFVTLGWYLPAVGALLPDAVGRLIYPIDKTSLDPLRVAHFLGVAWLVARATPPDAAFLRHWLAHPLRRCGEQSLMVFCLGTFLAFAAHVVVETWAEPGEHPLALDITVSLAGLAIMVTAAYYARWYKGSGAPPSVATPPRRAAA, from the coding sequence ATGGCGTCGGCCATCGGCCCCGCCCGCGCCGCGTCGACCGGCGTGAGAACGCCGACCGCCAGAACCACCAGCGCGAAAAGCCGCATCGTCCACCTCCATCGCCTCGGCGGGACGATAGCACGCCGCGGGGCGGGCGCGCCACCGGAGACGCCGCGCGGCCGCGATCTGCGCCTCGACTTCTTCCGCGGCCTCGCGCTGTGGTTCATCTTCATCGACCACGTGCCGGACAACGCGCTGAGCTGGCTGACGGTGCGCAACTACGGCTTCAGCGACGCCACCGAGATCTTCGTCTTCATCTCCGGCTACACCGCCGTGATCGCCTATTCCGGCATCATGCGTCGCGACGGCTGGGCGCGGGCGACGGCGCGCGTCCTGGGGCGGGTCTGGCAGCTCTACGTCGCGCACATCATGCTGTTCATGGTCGTGTTCGCGGCCGTCGCCTGGGCCGCCGCGACCCACACCAAGGGCGATTCGTTCCTCGAGAACATGAACCTCTCGGGTTTCGGGCAGTCGCCCTACGAGTCGCTGCTCCAGGCGGCGCTGCTGAAGTTCCGCCCGGTCAACCTCGACGTGCTGCCGCTCTACATCGCGCTGCTGGCGTCGTTCGCGGTGACGCTGCCGCTGGTCGTGCGCCACCCGTGGCTGACTCTCGCGGCCTCGGTCCTGGTCTATCTCGCGGCGCGCCGGTTCGGCTGGAACCTCCCTGCCCATCCCGCCGGCCAGACCTGGTACTTCAACCCGCTGACATGGCAGGTGCTGTTCTACGCCGGCGCCGCGTTCGCCTCGCTGGGCGACATCACCCGGCGGCTCGGCAGGGCCCGGCGCTGGATCGACTTCGCGGCCATCGTCTATCTTGCCGCCGCCGCCTTCGTGACCCTCGGATGGTACCTGCCGGCGGTCGGCGCGCTGCTGCCGGACGCGGTGGGCCGGTTGATCTACCCGATCGACAAGACAAGCCTCGACCCGCTCCGGGTCGCCCATTTCCTCGGCGTGGCGTGGCTGGTCGCCCGCGCGACCCCGCCGGACGCCGCCTTCCTGCGCCACTGGCTGGCCCATCCGCTGCGCCGTTGCGGCGAGCAGTCGCTGATGGTCTTCTGCCTCGGCACCTTTCTGGCCTTCGCCGCGCACGTGGTGGTCGAGACGTGGGCCGAGCCGGGCGAGCATCCGCTCGCCCTCGACATCACCGTCAGCCTGGCGGGACTGGCTATAATGGTCACCGCCGCGTATTATGCGCGCTGGTACAAAGGCTCGGGCGCTCCGCCTTCCGTGGCGACGCCGCCGCGTCGCGCCGCCGCCTGA
- a CDS encoding SDR family NAD(P)-dependent oxidoreductase — translation MTATLAGRVALVTGASRGIGRAVALALGAAGADVAVNFRAKAAEADAVVAALRALGRRAVAVGADVSDAAAVAAMAARVEAELGPVDLLVNNAGIGVTRGVDDLTEADFDLTLAVNLKSAFLCTRAVLPGMRARGWGRIVNVTSGAARGAGVIGPHYNASKAGMEGLTRGYAARVVKEGITVNAVAPSLILTDMVAGAAEARARLVPVGRLGTPEEVAQAVVMVMGNAYMTGQTIQVNGGMHFI, via the coding sequence GTGACCGCGACGCTCGCGGGCCGCGTGGCCCTGGTCACAGGCGCGTCACGCGGCATCGGCCGCGCCGTCGCCCTGGCGCTCGGCGCGGCCGGCGCCGACGTCGCGGTGAACTTCCGCGCGAAGGCGGCGGAGGCCGACGCCGTCGTGGCGGCGTTGCGCGCGCTCGGCCGCCGCGCCGTGGCGGTCGGCGCCGACGTCTCCGACGCCGCCGCCGTCGCGGCGATGGCGGCGCGCGTCGAAGCCGAACTCGGTCCGGTCGATCTGCTCGTCAACAACGCCGGCATCGGCGTCACCCGCGGCGTCGACGATCTGACCGAGGCGGATTTCGACCTGACCCTGGCGGTGAATCTCAAATCGGCCTTCCTGTGCACGCGGGCGGTCCTGCCGGGGATGCGCGCCCGCGGCTGGGGCCGCATCGTCAACGTCACGTCGGGCGCGGCGCGCGGCGCCGGCGTGATCGGCCCGCACTACAACGCCTCCAAGGCCGGCATGGAGGGATTGACCCGCGGCTACGCCGCGCGCGTGGTGAAGGAAGGGATCACCGTCAACGCCGTGGCGCCATCGCTGATCCTCACGGACATGGTCGCCGGCGCCGCCGAGGCGCGCGCCAGGCTGGTGCCGGTCGGCCGCCTCGGAACGCCGGAGGAGGTCGCGCAGGCCGTCGTCATGGTCATGGGCAACGCCTACATGACCGGCCAGACCATCCAGGTGAACGGCGGCATGCACTTCATCTGA
- a CDS encoding CsbD family protein → MNKDRIAGAAKEAAGSIKAGIGEALSDARMLAEGRADKAAGRIQSAAGALDEAVAREQARKASSARADAQAKTDIAAAVAALAAAVKK, encoded by the coding sequence ATGAACAAGGACCGCATCGCGGGAGCGGCGAAAGAGGCCGCGGGCTCCATCAAGGCCGGCATCGGCGAGGCGTTGAGCGACGCCCGGATGCTCGCCGAGGGTCGCGCCGACAAGGCCGCCGGAAGAATCCAGAGCGCCGCCGGCGCCCTCGACGAGGCGGTCGCGCGCGAGCAGGCGCGCAAGGCATCGAGCGCGCGTGCCGACGCCCAGGCCAAGACGGATATCGCCGCCGCCGTCGCCGCGCTCGCCGCCGCCGTGAAAAAGTAG
- a CDS encoding NYN domain-containing protein, whose translation MAIEPRAPRLAVLIDADNASSRIASGLFEEIAKIGEASVRRIYGDFSGTRLKAWADVMSTFAIMPHQNFAYTTGKNASDIALVIDAMDLLHSGRFDGFCLVSSDSDFTRLAARIREQGVDVYGFGEQKTPEAFRQACRRFVYTENLLPALPAADVPARPGAARTAPAGKQRPSEAAPLIKTAIAQLEDDDGWVALGRVGQRLAILAPDFDPRTYGHARLGDLVERAGAFDVRRNDAGGVYIRAKPVARRAPAAAGGTATAAPATAPAVDKPSPSAAKPAGRTPVVGKAPVIGKIS comes from the coding sequence ATGGCCATCGAACCCCGGGCGCCCCGCCTCGCCGTCCTGATCGACGCGGACAACGCGTCGTCGCGCATCGCCTCCGGGCTCTTCGAGGAGATCGCCAAGATCGGCGAGGCCAGCGTGCGGCGGATCTACGGCGATTTCTCCGGCACGCGGCTCAAGGCGTGGGCCGACGTGATGTCGACCTTCGCCATCATGCCGCATCAGAATTTCGCCTACACCACGGGCAAGAACGCCTCCGACATCGCGCTCGTCATCGACGCCATGGACCTGCTCCACAGCGGCCGGTTCGACGGTTTCTGCCTGGTGTCCTCCGACAGCGACTTCACCCGGCTCGCGGCGCGCATCCGCGAGCAGGGCGTCGACGTCTACGGCTTCGGCGAGCAGAAGACGCCGGAGGCGTTCCGGCAGGCGTGCCGGCGCTTCGTCTACACCGAGAACCTGCTGCCGGCGCTGCCCGCCGCCGACGTGCCGGCGCGGCCCGGCGCGGCGCGCACGGCGCCCGCCGGCAAGCAGCGGCCGAGCGAGGCGGCGCCGCTGATCAAGACGGCGATCGCGCAGCTCGAGGACGACGACGGCTGGGTGGCGCTGGGCCGCGTCGGGCAGCGGCTCGCGATCCTCGCGCCCGATTTCGATCCCAGGACCTACGGCCACGCCCGCCTCGGCGATCTGGTCGAGCGGGCCGGAGCGTTCGACGTGCGGCGCAACGACGCCGGCGGTGTCTACATCCGCGCCAAGCCGGTGGCGCGCCGCGCGCCGGCCGCCGCGGGCGGGACGGCCACGGCCGCGCCGGCAACCGCGCCCGCCGTCGACAAGCCGTCACCGTCGGCCGCGAAGCCCGCCGGGCGCACCCCCGTCGTCGGCAAGGCGCCGGTGATCGGCAAGATCTCCTGA
- a CDS encoding Crp/Fnr family transcriptional regulator has translation MPALDVAKSVGFDPQAFLATMGAGRIKQEFKSKAAIFKQGDPDDAVFYIEKGKVALTVVSEGGKEGMVAILGPGDFIGEGCLAGKPRHMSTARAVGATTAIRIEKDAMIRVLHEQPAFSELFMAFLLARNIRIEADLVDQLFNSSERRLARLLLMLANFGKEGSMETVIPKISQELLATRIGTTRSRINFFMNKFRKLGFIEYNGSLKVHSSLLRVVVHD, from the coding sequence ATGCCGGCCCTCGACGTCGCGAAGTCCGTCGGCTTCGACCCTCAGGCTTTCCTGGCGACGATGGGGGCCGGACGCATCAAGCAGGAGTTCAAGTCGAAGGCCGCCATATTCAAGCAAGGCGATCCCGACGACGCGGTCTTCTACATCGAGAAGGGAAAAGTCGCGCTCACCGTGGTCTCCGAAGGCGGCAAGGAAGGGATGGTCGCCATCCTCGGCCCGGGGGATTTCATCGGCGAGGGCTGTCTCGCCGGCAAACCGCGCCACATGTCCACGGCGCGCGCGGTCGGCGCGACCACCGCGATCAGGATCGAGAAGGACGCCATGATCCGCGTGCTCCACGAGCAACCCGCGTTCTCGGAGCTGTTCATGGCGTTCCTGCTGGCGCGCAACATCCGGATCGAGGCCGATCTGGTCGACCAGCTGTTCAATTCCAGCGAACGACGCCTGGCCCGCCTCCTTCTGATGCTCGCGAACTTCGGCAAGGAGGGATCGATGGAGACCGTGATCCCGAAGATCAGCCAGGAGCTGCTCGCGACGCGCATCGGCACGACGCGCTCGCGCATCAACTTCTTCATGAACAAGTTCCGCAAGCTCGGCTTCATCGAGTACAACGGCAGCCTCAAGGTGCACTCCTCGCTGCTGCGCGTCGTCGTCCACGACTAG